The sequence CTTGAAGACCCTGGCCCTTGGAACGTAGTTGGCTGACTCTGGAGGTCTCACCCCCACTTCCTTCCAGTCACACGGAGACCCCACTTGGAGAGGAATTCTGGGAACTAAGTTTTTCTTCTCCTTGGGTCTCCAGTGTCACATCATCCCATGTCACTGAAGCCCACATTTCCTAATACCCACTGAATGGAAAGCAGGAAGAACTAATGCTGGACTGCTCAGAGTCCTGGCTCCATCTCTCactagctatgtggccttgggcaacttCCTTAACCTCAAtaaggctcagtttcctcatttgtaaaatgggggtgacAATAGTATCTACCTCCTGTTGCTGTAGCGAGGAGTAAGCATCAGAGTCTGTGGCTCCTGAAGCCTGGGTCACAGCAGACACCTGATACATGGTGGCTGTGACAGTTTACAAGGCAGAGAACAGCACCCACTTGGGGTAGAAAGGCTTCCCCTACCCTGGGCCCATGTCTGACCCTGGGAACTCTCAACTGAACTCCTGGCTCCTTGCTGAGCTTTTGAGGGTGGACCCAGCCAGGACAGCCCCCAGACCTGCCCCTTTCACTGGGCAACAGATCACCTACTCCCTCAACCACACTTCTGAGGACTCCTGTGAGGCTCCATTGCCCAGAGCACAGCTGTGGGCCCTGGCTCACCCTCTGCCCACCCTATCCTTCCCCTGGCTGATGGGTTAATTGCCTGTCACGGGCGTCCAGCTCAAAGGCCACCTCCTCCTAGAAGCCATTCTGGATTCCCATGGCAGATGTGGCCATCCCTCCCTGCACCCCTTAGCCATCTGGCAGGAGAGTGTGGCACACCTGTTCATCTTTGCTTGTAGGGCACTCCTCCAGACTGAGGCCTCACTGGGCAGTATCTGTCCCTGGATCACTGTTCCCCCAGTGCCTGGCTCAGGGCAGACTCTCTGTAAAGATGAGTCAACCCCCACACCTGGAGGTATCTCAGGGAGCAGGTACCCAATACAGATGAGCCCCCATTCCCTGACAGTGGAGCCCTCTCTCCCTGCAGCCTACATTGCAGGTGCCCAGGCTGGCAAGGGCCCCGGCCTCACCTCCTGGTGGCGGACCATGCTGTCAACACGGGCCTTCTCCTTATCCAGCTCCGTGCTGGCCCAGCAGATCTGCTGGCCAGCGCCCTCCAGCCGACCCACCAACAGCTGCACCTGCTCCTCCAGCTGCTGCACCTGCCTCTCTGCTGCCGCCCTGCGCTCGCCTTCCTCCTGCAGCTGCTGGGCCTTTGTCTCTGCAGCATTGAGTGGACGTGGGATGGTAGGGCAGGGGAGCGCTGTACTACCTCAGACCCAGAACAGGACCTCATAtcccatctctgggcctcagagtCCTCAGGAACAAAATGGGGCTCTAGACCCTGCCTGAGGTGGGTTTGGAAAATAGAAGGTGCTTTCTGGGTAGGAGGTGGCACCCCAGTTTGGTCATCGCCCAACAGTGTGGTTGGTCAGGCCCACCCTCCTGTGGCTGGTACCCTTCGTCTTCGCTCTGGATGCTCAGGGGACAGAGATGGACGATGCTCGTCCAGCCACACCCCTGGCTTGAGATGTGGCATCGGGGCCTATGACGGGGTTCCTTACCCATAGCCTGCGTGGACTCCTGCTGCTGTTTCAGTTCTCTCTCCAGGGTGGCCATCTTTGTCTTTAGGTCACTTGTTTCTATGGCAGCCAAGAGAGAGGCCCTTCAGAGGGTCCCATGGAGCTGGCCGGCGGCCTTCATGCCCAGTGTGCCCCATGGAGTGGAGGCAGCCCATCGCCTGCAGAGAGGCCGCCTGCGGTCATGGGAGGAGCTCTGGGGAGGTTGGTGGAGGCGGCTGGGCCCTTGTCCACCCTGCTTCTCATGTGCTGGCTGCCATGTGTCTACACTTCTCTGGGCCTTGATGTCGTCCATGGAGGCAACTGTGAGGCTCAGAAAGGGCAAATCCCTCCGGCCTCCCGTCAGTGAGCACTGACCAACTTCTGGTGCCAGGAACTACGTCTCCAATGGCTTTTGCCAAAACCAGAGAGGCTGCTCTGCTTGGCTGGAAGTGCCAGGGGAATAACTCTCTGGAAGTAGCCCTCAATGACTGACAGCGCAAGTGGATACATACCTCGGCTCCCTCCCTGAGAGATGAGTCTGGGCAAGTGTCCTAGCCCAGTTCCTAGCCCCAGCGGGACTGCGATCACAGTGTCACCACCGGACAAACACACCCTTCCTTGCtgccctcccttccctgcctcttgCCTGTGTCCCAGCCTGGGTTCTTCCACACAAACCACTTGCCCTGGAAGTCCTGTCTCACAAACATCCATGCAAAGGCTGTGGCAGAGACCCTGGCACCAGGCGTCTGGCCTCTGGGGCACAGACCTGTGAGCAGCTGCTGTTTGTCACGCTCCCACTCGGACAGGCACTGCTCATCCTCCTCTGCCTGTCGCCGCCGCGCCCCCTGCTCCTGTTTCAGCGCCTGCTCCAGCTTGCCCGCCTGCTTCCTCAGGCCATCCTTCTGCCCCTCGGCCTCCTCCAGCTGGGCCCTGAGGGCCTCCACATGCTTACTGAGGCGCTTCAGGTCTTTcctttgctctgctgcccagcgGCCCACTGTGGCAGCTGGCAGTGGCCTGAGCCCCATGCTGTCCTGTACCAGTTGCTGGAACTGGCCTAAGGATGAAGGCAAGTTCTGGCTCTGACACAGGCTGATGACCGCCTTGCCCACCTTCTGCAGGCTTCCCTGGACGCTGGCGCATGCGTCACAGGGCACCAGGGCCGTCTCAATGGTCTGGGAGTAGACACTCCTGGTGTTCCTGGAGGTCGTGGCTGGGAACTGCAGGGAGGCTCTGACAGGGATGCTCTCTGGCTCTTGGCAGGTCTGGGGCAGGCCTGGCACTGGGGAGGAGGGCTTGATGAACTTGGCAGGCAGACATTCAGGGCTCCTGGGTGGCTCGCCCTTGGTGGGCTTGGAGGTGGGAGTCTCTCTTTGGTTTGCCCCTTTCTGTGTTCAGAAAAAGACAAGGGAAAGCAGGTGAGGGAGAAAGTAGAGAGGGAGGTGACTGGTTCTCTGGGGATGTTCTGTGACAGTGTGACAGCCTTGCCTGACACGCAGACCCTCAGATGTTCTCTGACACCGACGTGAATAAGAGagaactttctctcttttttactctGACTCAAGTTACCACACCCAGGTCTCCTCTCTGCGGCCCACACCCCAAGCTCCAGCCTTGATCTGATTGTACGCATGGTGTTGAGTGATGGTGACATCACAGCTGCTGGTTACTGGGCTCTTGATCAGTGGACGTGCCTGCTCTTGTGTCACCATAACCACTCTCAGTTTTAGTTTCCTCCCCATCACGGTGACAGTGGTCCTTCCCCAGCGGGTGGTTGTGTAGATTATGGGATAGCCCATAACAAACGGGGCTCACATGAtctccattgtacagatgaagaaactgaggtttggagtaGGCAAGATTTTTCCAAAGTCCCACAGGGATGTTAGAGCCAGGGAGTAAGGCATGACCCCCAAGGCCTGTGTTCTTAACCGCCACACTGTGTGGGGCTTGACTGGGAGGGCGGTGGGAGCCAGTGAAGGTGGCGGTGCACACAGTGGTAGGCTAGGAAGCCAGAGCTGGGGCAAGACGTGAAGGCCACCACAGTGGGGAGACAGAGGCTGGGACCCACCTGGGGGAGTGGCTGCTGGTGGAGCGTGCCTAGCTTCAGCAGGCTATCCCAGAAGCGCCGCACCGTGAGCCCCACGGACATGCAGGGCCCTGTAGCCCGTGCAGGGGGCATCATCTGCTCGGAGCCAAGGTTCTCCAAGTAGCTCATGCAGCTttgaagcagcagcaggagcctGCGGGCAGAGATGCCAGGTTGCTGGGGCCCAGGCTGGTGCCAACACACCCTCAGACCATACAACCGCAGCTCTGGCTCTGCGGAACTGGCCCAGACATCGAGGGCTTGGAGAGTCTCAGAATATGCTCTGCTGGGCCAGCTTCAAACCTAACCCAGGGGTTACTTcccccaggaagccctccctggccACAACCTCAGCTTGGGAGCCTCTTCTGCATCTCCTGGGTGGGACTTCTGCCTGGCTCTTCTCCACTGGACTAGGGAGCTCTGTGAAGCCAGGCCTGGCCTTGCCTCAGTTGTATCCTGAGTCCTTGAAAAGTTCTGGGTGCCTTACATTCATTCAGTGGCCCAGAGCCTCCACCTGACAGATGACAGAGCTGAGACCCAGAAAGGGGAAGAGCCTGCCCACAGCCACTGGTTGATGTGCCGGGCGTGGcagtgggtacctgtaatcccagctacttgggaggctgaagcaggagaatctcttgaacccaggaggtagaggttgcagtgagctgagaccacaccactgcactccaagaagagcgaaactccggaaaaaaaaaaaaaa comes from Macaca fascicularis isolate 582-1 chromosome 10, T2T-MFA8v1.1 and encodes:
- the CCDC157 gene encoding coiled-coil domain-containing protein 157 isoform X7, translating into MPFFFFFFFRSFALLGVQWCGLSSLQPLPPGFKRFSCFSLPSSWDYRLLLLLQSCMSYLENLGSEQMMPPARATGPCMSVGLTVRRFWDSLLKLGTLHQQPLPQKGANQRETPTSKPTKGEPPRSPECLPAKFIKPSSPVPGLPQTCQEPESIPVRASLQFPATTSRNTRSVYSQTIETALVPCDACASVQGSLQKVGKAVISLCQSQNLPSSLGQFQQLVQDSMGLRPLPAATVGRWAAEQRKDLKRLSKHVEALRAQLEEAEGQKDGLRKQAGKLEQALKQEQGARRRQAEEDEQCLSEWERDKQQLLTETSDLKTKMATLERELKQQQESTQAMETKAQQLQEEGERRAAAERQVQQLEEQVQLLVGRLEGAGQQICWASTELDKEKARVDSMVRHQESLQAKQRALLKQLDSLDQEREELQGSLDEAEAQRAHVEEQLQSEREQGQCQLRAQQELLQSLQREKQGLEQATTDLRLTILELERELVELRERERLLVAFPDLHQPTETQIQIHGGRSSSVESQITCPTDSGNVTDHMERQVQANDIRIQVLQEENGRLQSMLSKIREVAQQGGLKLIPQDRLWSPSSKGTQGATQPVQAQSTSPGPLGRQHLPGSKTGRTLLGQPCASPPRQQPCASPPRQQPCASPPRQPCASPPRQQPCASPPRQQPCASPPRQQPCASPPRQQPCTSPPRQPCASPPRQPCSQPSKSLLEGVTHLDTCTQNPIKALVRLRKRLSPGRGQASSAHQPQERPM
- the CCDC157 gene encoding coiled-coil domain-containing protein 157 isoform X9 — protein: MAHLLGSQACMDSLRTDLTDLQGAIVDVFSRAGPVRFPSWKFPDCMACDLDMVALLEHYDHVPGDPEFTQLSHVVLLELVIDRLLLLLQSCMSYLENLGSEQMMPPARATGPCMSVGLTVRRFWDSLLKLGTLHQQPLPQKGANQRETPTSKPTKGEPPRSPECLPAKFIKPSSPVPGLPQTCQEPESIPVRASLQFPATTSRNTRSVYSQTIETALVPCDACASVQGSLQKVGKAVISLCQSQNLPSSLGQFQQLVQDSMGLRPLPAATVGRWAAEQRKDLKRLSKHVEALRAQLEEAEGQKDGLRKQAGKLEQALKQEQGARRRQAEEDEQCLSEWERDKQQLLTETSDLKTKMATLERELKQQQESTQAMETKAQQLQEEGERRAAAERQVQQLEEQVQLLVGRLEGAGQQICWASTELDKEKARVDSMVRHQESLQAKQRALLKQLDSLDQEREELQGSLDEAEAQRAHVEEQLQSEREQGQCQLRAQQELLQSLQREKQGLEQATTDLRLTILELERELVELRERERLLVAFPDLHQPTETQIQIHGGRSSSVESQITCPTDSGNVTDHMERQVQANDIRIQVLQEENGRLQSMLSKIREVAQQGGLKVGLRGRALGDQEEASARGTCGEPTSSHEALGCAFVKHFSHFQKA
- the CCDC157 gene encoding coiled-coil domain-containing protein 157 isoform X8, whose product is MAHLLGSQACMDSLRTDLTDLQGAIVDVFSRAGPVRFPSWKFPDCMACDLDMVALLEHYDHVPGDPEFTQLSHVVLLELVIDRLLLLLQSCMSYLENLGSEQMMPPARATGPCMSVGLTVRRFWDSLLKLGTLHQQPLPQKGANQRETPTSKPTKGEPPRSPECLPAKFIKPSSPVPGLPQTCQEPESIPVRASLQFPATTSRNTRSVYSQTIETALVPCDACASVQGSLQKVGKAVISLCQSQNLPSSLGQFQQLVQDSMGLRPLPAATVGRWAAEQRKDLKRLSKHVEALRAQLEEAEGQKDGLRKQAGKLEQALKQEQGARRRQAEEDEQCLSEWERDKQQLLTETSDLKTKMATLERELKQQQESTQAMETKAQQLQEEGERRAAAERQVQQLEEQVQLLVGRLEGAGQQICWASTELDKEKARVDSMVRHQESLQAKQRALLKQLDSLDQEREELQGSLDEAEAQRAHVEEQLQSEREQGQCQLRAQQLIPQDRLWSPSSKGTQGATQPVQAQSTSPGPLGRQHLPGSKTGRTLLGQPCASPPRQQPCASPPRQQPCASPPRQPCASPPRQQPCASPPRQQPCASPPRQQPCASPPRQQPCTSPPRQPCASPPRQPCSQPSKSLLEGVTHLDTCTQNPIKALVRLRKRLSPGRGQASSAHQPQERPM
- the CCDC157 gene encoding coiled-coil domain-containing protein 157 isoform X5, which translates into the protein MPFFFFFFFRSFALLGVQWCGLSSLQPLPPGFKRFSCFSLPSSWDYRLLLLLQSCMSYLENLGSEQMMPPARATGPCMSVGLTVRRFWDSLLKLGTLHQQPLPQKGANQRETPTSKPTKGEPPRSPECLPAKFIKPSSPVPGLPQTCQEPESIPVRASLQFPATTSRNTRSVYSQTIETALVPCDACASVQGSLQKVGKAVISLCQSQNLPSSLGQFQQLVQDSMGLRPLPAATVGRWAAEQRKDLKRLSKHVEALRAQLEEAEGQKDGLRKQAGKLEQALKQEQGARRRQAEEDEQCLSEWERDKQQLLTETSDLKTKMATLERELKQQQESTQAMETKAQQLQEEGERRAAAERQVQQLEEQVQLLVGRLEGAGQQICWASTELDKEKARVDSMVRHQESLQAKQRALLKQLDSLDQEREELQGSLDEAEAQRAHVEEQLQSEREQGQCQLRAQQEPGLSLPLPQELLQSLQREKQGLEQATTDLRLTILELERELVELRERERLLVAFPDLHQPTETQIQIHGPVPLGTGGRSSSVESQITCPTDSGNVTDHMERQVQANDIRIQVLQEENGRLQSMLSKIREVAQQGGLKLIPQDRLWSPSSKGTQGATQPVQAQSTSPGPLGRQHLPGSKTGRTLLGQPCASPPRQQPCASPPRQQPCASPPRQPCASPPRQQPCASPPRQQPCASPPRQQPCASPPRQQPCTSPPRQPCASPPRQPCSQPSKSLLEGVTHLDTCTQNPIKALVRLRKRLSPGRGQASSAHQPQERPM
- the CCDC157 gene encoding coiled-coil domain-containing protein 157 isoform X11 — translated: MAHLLGSQACMDSLRTDLTDLQGAIVDVFSRAGPVRFPSWKFPDCMACDLDMVALLEHYDHVPGDPEFTQLSHVVLLELVIDRLLLLLQSCMSYLENLGSEQMMPPARATGPCMSVGLTVRRFWDSLLKLGTLHQQPLPQKGANQRETPTSKPTKGEPPRSPECLPAKFIKPSSPVPGLPQTCQEPESIPVRASLQFPATTSRNTRSVYSQTIETALVPCDACASVQGSLQKVGKAVISLCQSQNLPSSLGQFQQLVQDSMGLRPLPAATVGRWAAEQRKDLKRLSKHVEALRAQLEEAEGQKDGLRKQAGKLEQALKQEQGARRRQAEEDEQCLSEWERDKQQLLTETSDLKTKMATLERELKQQQESTQAMETKAQQLQEEGERRAAAERQVQQLEEQVQLLVGRLEGAGQQICWASTELDKEKARVDSMVRHQESLQAKQRALLKQLDSLDQEREELQGSLDEAEAQRAHVEEQLQSEREQGQCQLRAQQVLSHWAQEADPAAWNPR
- the CCDC157 gene encoding coiled-coil domain-containing protein 157 isoform X6, which encodes MPFFFFFFFRSFALLGVQWCGLSSLQPLPPGFKRFSCFSLPSSWDYRLLLLLQSCMSYLENLGSEQMMPPARATGPCMSVGLTVRRFWDSLLKLGTLHQQPLPQKGANQRETPTSKPTKGEPPRSPECLPAKFIKPSSPVPGLPQTCQEPESIPVRASLQFPATTSRNTRSVYSQTIETALVPCDACASVQGSLQKVGKAVISLCQSQNLPSSLGQFQQLVQDSMGLRPLPAATVGRWAAEQRKDLKRLSKHVEALRAQLEEAEGQKDGLRKQAGKLEQALKQEQGARRRQAEEDEQCLSEWERDKQQLLTETSDLKTKMATLERELKQQQESTQAMETKAQQLQEEGERRAAAERQVQQLEEQVQLLVGRLEGAGQQICWASTELDKEKARVDSMVRHQESLQAKQRALLKQLDSLDQEREELQGSLDEAEAQRAHVEEQLQSEREQGQCQLRAQQELLQSLQREKQGLEQATTDLRLTILELERELVELRERERLLVAFPDLHQPTETQIQIHGPVPLGTGGRSSSVESQITCPTDSGNVTDHMERQVQANDIRIQVLQEENGRLQSMLSKIREVAQQGGLKLIPQDRLWSPSSKGTQGATQPVQAQSTSPGPLGRQHLPGSKTGRTLLGQPCASPPRQQPCASPPRQQPCASPPRQPCASPPRQQPCASPPRQQPCASPPRQQPCASPPRQQPCTSPPRQPCASPPRQPCSQPSKSLLEGVTHLDTCTQNPIKALVRLRKRLSPGRGQASSAHQPQERPM